gattcttagctatgggtcctaagcccttagttggaggtgagtctccggaggatgcggagaactggttagaccgcatggagacgacttttcagactttccaatgcaccgatgagcagaaggtggagacccttggctatcttctggatgggcgtgcgcgcaggtggtggaggtttacttctgcaccttttgttgcggcgagaggagtggccacctgggccgagttccgcacagctttccaaaagtggtattttcctcctgcactccgtcagtcgaaggcaggctaactactgagtctgcgacagggagccatgtctatcgatgagtatcagcagaggttctttgatctgctatcctattgcccgagattgctgatagctcaaagatgaagtataatctgttccttcagggccttaaccctgagatccatgactgtgtggcggttggtgacgacatgtcctacgagggtttggtgagccgttgtcaccaggcggaggatagcattcgacggaacaagtctttctctcagtcgagacctgctagttctttgggtccccgtgcccaaactttcaagaagtttggatcttcttcttcctctggttctggaggtgttgtccgttacggtaagaaggacaagtgtgatcactgtgggaagaaccatccatccgacaagtgccgtagagcttctggagcttgtttccgttgtggagagactggtcatatccggagagattgtccattgtctgggggaggtggttttggttctggttcaggatcgggttctcaggccaccgttcagcagaggtcgcagggacaatcTGCTGGGAGtttcatttgaggccacgagcttctggccaggtgttcgccctgagacatgatcaggttgtggaggagaatgagaaagtcatcgcaggtacatttctgctttatggtatacctgctcttgtacttattgacactggtgcatctcattccttcatttctgcacgttttgttaagaggcataagttaccatgcattgcactagacgtagtgatgtctgtttctactccgacgggccaatctgctttggctaagcgtctagtgatgggttgccctttagagttcgaagggaacattctgttagcgaatctcatggtcctggcgatggacgactttgattgcattctgggaatagatgtgttgactacctatcgagcttcagtggactgctatcagagattagtacgctttcatccggaggggagtgagagctggtttttctatggtaagggagcgcgacccccgatgcctttggtatcagctttgagaggatgtcgagctctagagtctggcggggaaggctaccttatctatgcagttgatttgtccgctgagagtattgggatagagagcattcctgttgtggatgaatttctagatgtgtttcctgatgagattccgggttttcctcctgctagggaagtcgagtttggcatagagttgatgccgggtacttcgcctatttctagagcaccataTCGtatggctccgtcagagatgcgtgagttgaagaatcagctacaggatcttttagacaaggggtacattcgtcctagtgtgtctccttggggagctcctgttctcttcgtaaagaagaaggatgggtcgatgcggctgtgcattgactatcggcagctgaatcgagtcactgtgaagaacaagtatccgttgcctcatattgatgacttgtttgaccagctgcagggcacatcagtttactccaagattgacttgagatctgggtatcatcagttgagagtccgtgatcaggatgtagccaagactgcattccgtactcgctatgggcattacgagttcctagtgatgccatttggtttgactaatgcgccggctatattcatggatttgatgaaaccgtgtcttcagggagtatttggacaagtttgtcgtggtcttcattgacgacatcttggtgtattcgcgtaatacggaagagcatgtttctcacttgcggttagtactgcagactcttcgagatgagcagttgtacgccaagctgagcaagtgtgagttctggatggatagagtagtctttcttggccatatcatatccagggaggggatttctgttgatccaagcaagattgaagcggtacttaattggtcgcgtccgacgacggttgctgagatccgtagttttttgggtctagcagggtattatcgtcgcttcattctgaacttctctcagttagctcgaccgttgacgcagcttacctgcaagggtgtggatttcgagtggtcctccgagtgcgaggagaatttccgtgagcttcgacggcggttgacttctgcgccggtgttggcattaccgtcaggatctggagggtatgtagttttacacggatgcttctcttcaggggttaggctgtgtcctgactcaaaatgggcatgtgatcgcatacgcttctagacagctaaagcttcacgaggacaactacccagtccatgatttggagttagcagccattgtgttcgctttgaagatctggcatcattatctgtatggcgagaaatttgagatcttcaccgaccataagagtctcaagtatttgttcacgcaggcggagttgaacatgaggcagagacgttggatggatttgcttaaggactatgattgcgagattaagtaccatccgggagctgctaatctcaccgctgatgctttgagtcgcaaggtgcgactatccgcacttcagacttgttcgatgtctagtgcgatcagtgaatattgtacttcaggttataccttcaagcataagaaaggtatgcagagtatccagatgtttgcgatattatctgagccagctttgtattcgcggatccgagatgctcagatgtctgattcgaggacccagcgtttagctcatctagctaacgagggtagctcatctggatttcattataagtcagatggctttctgtgtttgtctggtaggcttgtgattccacaagatgaagagttgcgagaggagattttgtctcaggcacatcgcactaagttgagtattcatcctggaagcaacaagatgtacaaggatctacgtactcgtttctgtggaagggaatgaaacgcagtgtttatcagtttgtttcgagatgtttggtgtgtcaacaagtcaaagcagagcaccgacgacctggaggatttcttcacagtctgcctattcctgaatggaaatgggagtttatcacaatggactttgtgacccattttccggtatccctgaggaactgtgatgctatctgggttgtggtggaccgactcaccaagtcagcgcatttcattgcctatagccgagagtactctgtagatcgcatggcacggatgtacattcaggagatcgtccgacttcatggagtgcctgtgagcattgtcagcgatcgggaccccaggtttacttctagattctgggggagtgttcagcgtgcgatgggtactactctcagtttgagtacagcctatcatccggagactgatggtcagtcagagcgcactatccgtacgttagaggatatgcttagagcgtgcgtcatggattttggttcagcctggcaggatcatttgccgttgatcgagttcgcttacaacaacagctatcacactagtattgggatggcaccttttgaggcgttgtatgggcgacgttgtcgtactccactcttctgggaagaagtgggggagagacaggctgagggaccggagtttatccagcaggcgatagacattgttgatcagatcaagaaatggattaagactgcataggatcgtcaggccagctatgctaatatcaagcgtaggcctttgcagttcgaggtcggggagaaagtgtttctgagagtgtcacctttccgcaagattctcagatttggccttaaaggcaagttgtctcccagatttatcggtccgtttgagatcttggagagcattggcgatttggcttatcgactagctttgccaccgcatctatccagtattcacgacgtgttccacgtatctctgttgcgacggtatgtggcagatgaatctcatatcctgcagcggtctgaggttcaggtagacaaggatttgacttatgttgagaaacctcttcgtatcctggattataaggataaggttttacggaacaaagtcattcctttggttttagttcagtggcagcaccgaggcactagggaagctacttgggagcttgaggacaggatgcgtaaagaccatcctgagttgttttgatttcattctttaagttgtattcagttgcaaactctgtaaacgtttgatttgaataaagaatgtagttgatttctgtatttgcattcggtacttaagatctgatttcgaggacgaaatatcttaagtgggggagaatgtagtagcccgtaccctaattgagtaattaaaggaattaatcataattacttgggtagagttcggaagctccgatcaggatcggaagctccgaacaggatcggaagctccgatcggtattacgtcaggcttgacgtgtggcaagatcggaagctccgatcaggaccggaagctccgataacccctatccggagtcaacaagtgatattttgacacgtggcagatcaggatcttcggaagctccaatggcaggatcggacgttccgatcgaggttcggacgttccgatcagggatcggaagttccgatcgttgtctataaatagaaggccgaggcttcactttcaattgccaattccgagttctcctctcctttctagtccttttggagctgttctagtcttcttaggcttggtccggaggtcggcgaggtgttcagtagtcgtagcggagttgtgcccaagttttggaggcatcgacatcaaagggctaacgacggacgaaggtatagcttttgcttcctataaatatttaggagtatgcaatagcttagttaaggcttttagagcactttaatgatagtagtatcatttggcagtgtagagcagactataggcgtggacctagagttggtagagcttgcactattttgaggtacgaaagtactattcgagatatcctgactgagtatacatgtattatgtgactgcatgatttatatgccatgatattatgctgcattcatttgcatcttgctgtatctctttcgagatgtctgttagtagggttgtaccctatcctgttagtggattggacttccatcgatttgggttcggcgtatccacggttatctcggtatgggagccacctcctgaagcaacggcacagcgtgctacataccagggcccggtctgtctttgttatctgatccttgacctcgagtccatagggagttcactttgcatgcatgtatactcatactctcgcactgagcgttttatgctcatgtctcgtactctgtatttttctggacaccctattccatggggcaggtttgcgattggacgaggagggtggatccaggaggggctagtaagtggttggccagctggagcttcacttaggttttattactgttgttttgggtttatacaactattcgatttggttgtatattattggataaattacagattcctttacttggggttgtaactatttatggttttcgcagttttattctgatatctattttattaagttaattgcatgcctaagttctgtttagtaggtgatccgggtaagggtcactaaaaTTTTgtactataggcatggacctagagctggtagagcttgcttagtagttgaggtacgaaaatactgttcgagatatcctgactgtgTATGCATGTATTGTGtgcttgcatgattttatgtgcatattttatgacATGACTGTATGCTGCATGCATATTTAATTTTGAGCTATATCCTTGGAATATTATAGGGtcttaccctatcctgttagtggatggacttccatcgatttgggtccggagtatccactggtattcggaataggagccacctcctgaggcgacggcacagcgtgctacatgccagggcccggtctgtctttgttatatGATCTTTGGCCTCTAGTTttagtaggcggtacacttgcattcatgcatttatatgatacaacatgcttatactctcgtactgagcgttttatgctcacgtcacGTACTTTGTacatctggacaccctattccatgggcagGTTTTctattggatgaggcgggtggatccaggagggattaggcagtggatggccagctgggATTTTGCCTAGGGATTTATTTTGTTGTAGTTGGGATTATACACTGTTCGATTTGGTTgaataatatttgggtatttacagattcctttccttgggattgtataatgtttattgcttccgcagtCTATTCTGGCttactgttttaattaagttaattgcatgtttaagtttctgattagtatgtgatctcggtaagggtcactacaacattCTCtctcacttaagaaatttcgtcatcgaaatttaagtctagaggaaaacacaaaaaatcaagcaaatgttctttattacaactgaacattaCAAAGTACAAATCTTTCTTACaaagaaaaaaatacaaaacatcAAAACGACTGTGGATGCTCAGctcgcatccggctctccagctcccaagttgcttcttcagttCCTCTACACTGCCACTGCACCATCACTAGAGGTATTCTCTTGTtgcgaagtaccttgtcctttcaGTTAAGAATCCTGATAGGTCTCTCCACGTAGGACAAATCCTGATCCAATTGCACCTCAGTCGGATGCAAGATGTGTGACTCATCCGCCacgtactgcctcaacaaggacacgtgaaacacatcatggatactggaaagatatggtGGTAAAGCTAAACGATAAGCCACATCTCAAaacttctcaagaatctcgaacggaccaataaatctcggcGACAACTTGACCTTgagtccaaatctcatcaccttccgaaaaggtgacactcacAGGAACACAtgttcccctacctcaaaatgtaacggtctgcggtgagtgttaGCGTAGCTAACCTATCAATCttgggctgccttaatccttATACGGATCATCTCCACTGCATCGGTCATCTGCTGAATTATCTGTGGACCTTCGACTTGACGTTTGCCAacttcgtcccaaaacaaaggcgtACGACAGCGGCGTCCATATAAGGCctcgaatggtgccatgccaatgttgttttggtaactgttgttataagcaaACTCCACCAACGCCAAGTGGTCATACCACGCTGGACCAAAGTCCATGACTgtagctcgaagcatatcctcgaggGTACGAATAGTCCTCTCACTCTGCCCGTCGATCTCCAGGTGGTAAGCTGTACTCAAAATCAGAGTAGTGCCAAGAGCTCGctggaagctaccccaaaacctagaggcaaacctcggatctctgtcgctGAAAATATTCAACGGAATTTCATGTAGACGAACAACCTCCTGCACGTATAGACATGCCATCCGATCGAAAGTAAAATCCCgattgtatggtaagaaatgtgcggacttcgacaatcgatcaacaacaacccaaatagcatcgcagttcctggaagacatcggcaagtgggtgacaaaatccatcatcacatgctctcacttccactcaggaatctctaaaccCTGGAGCAATCCACTGGGTCATCGaaattctgccttgacctactgacaAACAAGGCATCGtgacacaaactgataaacactgcgcttcatccctttccaccaaaacctcATACGTAGATCCTTGaacattttcatgctgcctggatgtacagaaaatATACTACGGTGAGCCTATGACAGAATCTCCTCTCGAAGTGTGGAATCATCAGGAACTACCACACGTCCAGAGAGACACAGCAGACCATCATTTTGcaaatgaaaaccagaagtattcccATCCTGAGCCAAACGAGCTAACTTCTGCGTCTTCAGATCAACGGCCTGCAACTCACGTATACGAGTATACAAGGCTGGTTTGGCAAGCACTGACGAAACGTGAACTCCCTGCTGTTCCTTCTTGTGTCAaaaagtgaaacccaaggaacaacactcctctaccACTCGTGCAATCGAGCTGGTACGAAGCGAACTGACATACACTTTGCGGCTAAGAGCATCCGCAACTGGATTAGAAGAacttggatggtacttgatctcacaatcgtagtccttcaacaaatccatccaacgacgctgcctcattttcaactcagcctgagtgaacaaatatttcaaactcttatggtcagtAAAGATCTCAAACTTCTCatcgtacaaataatgacgtcatatcttaagagcaaagacaatggccgcaagctccaaatcatgtaagtgatagttctcctcgtgaatCTTCAATTGCCTAGAGGCATGGGCAATTACATGACCTCTCTGAGATAACACACATACCAAACCCTagagagaagcatcggtgtgaACTACAAAGCATCCTGATACAGACGGTAGAGCCAACACTGGAGTTGTAGTCAGACGGAGTCGCAACTCGTGAAAACTCTCCTCGCACTCCGACGTACAAACAAAAGGCACATCCTTCCtcgtaagctgagtcaaaggcttaggaATTTGGGAAAAGTTCTCTAAGAATCTCCGGTAGTAGCCTGCCATCCcaagaaaactacgaatctctaaAACTGTCGTAGGACGCGA
This sequence is a window from Henckelia pumila isolate YLH828 unplaced genomic scaffold, ASM3356847v2 CTG_53:::fragment_2:::debris, whole genome shotgun sequence. Protein-coding genes within it:
- the LOC140873391 gene encoding uncharacterized protein, which encodes MPFGLTNAPAVFMDLMDRVFHDFLDKFVVVFTDDILVYSRSVDEHVFHLRTVLQILRERQFKTEAILYWSRPTTVLEIRSFLGMAGYYRRFLENFSQIPKPLTQLTRKDVPFVCTSECEESFHELRLRLTTTPVLALPSEQQGVHVSSVLAKPALYTRIRELQAVDLKTQKLARLAQDGNTSGFHLQNDGLLCLSGRVEVVRLHEIPLNIFSDRDPRFASRFWGSFQRALGTTLILSTAYHLEIDGQSERTIRTLEDMLRATVMDFGPAWYDHLALVEFAYNNSYQNNIGMAPFEALYGRRCRTPLFWDEVGKRQVEGPQIIQQMTDAVEMIRIRIKAAQD